In one Leptospiraceae bacterium genomic region, the following are encoded:
- a CDS encoding response regulator, with the protein MKILLVEDEVITAMDMKNRMQGVGYTVTNHVVTGEEAVDSVRSNPPDLILMDIRLADDMDGIEAMSIIKSEHDIPFVFMTGYDEDAMKERAEKLNPLGYFIKPLEFQKLKILLDNHFGNGARNV; encoded by the coding sequence ATGAAAATTCTTTTAGTAGAGGATGAAGTGATTACTGCAATGGACATGAAAAATCGAATGCAAGGAGTTGGTTATACCGTCACAAATCATGTAGTAACTGGGGAAGAAGCAGTTGATTCTGTAAGATCGAATCCTCCGGATTTAATTTTAATGGATATCAGACTTGCAGATGATATGGATGGAATTGAGGCAATGTCAATTATTAAATCGGAACATGATATCCCCTTTGTTTTTATGACTGGCTATGACGAAGATGCCATGAAAGAAAGAGCAGAAAAACTCAACCCTTTAGGTTATTTTATAAAACCTCTCGAATTTCAGAAATTAAAAATTCTTTTAGATAACCATTTTGGTAATGGAGCAAGAAACGTTTAG